The following proteins are encoded in a genomic region of Hippoglossus hippoglossus isolate fHipHip1 chromosome 3, fHipHip1.pri, whole genome shotgun sequence:
- the LOC117759498 gene encoding transmembrane channel-like protein 3 isoform X2, with product MTGAFIVLPELLAGAPFGTTRSKTIPKEHLASAQDLDTIWSLGGYLQYSVLFYGYYGRVRKIGSAGYRLPLAYFLVGMAVFAYSFIILLRRMAKNSRLSLASASDENFTFCWRVFCAWDYLIGNPEAAESKGAAIVNNIREAIVEEQEKKKDTSLAVLISLRILANILVLLSLAGSIYIIYFVVDRSQKLEQEKPELTLWEKNEVSVVVSLITMIAPSAFELVAQLEMYHPRTSLRFQLARVLVLYLGNLYSLIIALLDKVNIMSSAIQVSTGNWSDSSSFLATISQPEIDSLSTLVSEISLSEHRNSTIATIATVLEVTNSSRSVSGTVPNQTALFERNTRSQQDPCWETYVGQEMLKLSIIDMIFTVASILLIDFIRGLVVRYLSDCCCWDLESKFPEYGEFKIAENVLHLIYNQGMIWMGAFFSPCLPAFNVMKLIGLMYLRSWAVLTCNVPHQQVFRASRSNNFYLAMLLFMLFLCMLPTIFAIVRYRPSQHCGPFSGQEKIYDIISETVASDFPLWFSNVMNYVTSPVVVLPALLLLFMLIYYLQAIARSLKFTNNQLRMQLQTERTDDKKKVFQMAAARLQAPEAAADQNLDQQESDITSQEASIHTPSPRRNGSVTNFQSPVRRGNSIRTITQSASRADLSRGSGAGSGRSPTVTILPKHRLEHIPNRPPPFLSGPSGSCRSKSYHHMAYNPPARYSDNIHSDPLYRKTVRSIHPVEASGFIAAQSYGGRRGHTRYVIVNEHEPRKKLLRSATRIPRHYLMEEPAEILELYPRNIKRYMPRTTHHQLHPHRAHPSQQHLSEEEEEEEEGEGKSRRRMSQAHRPHSLSDLHQPAHFYVGDRVESHVSMAKDSHAARGRYGAQEEDDEEDGGGEIAWRDIESHSRPQANVKGADHLLVRTRRHIHSPGRHCPSPARTRLTESHMKPKTRPKLDTPVTESDSASLASSSDQQNSSTDQYIQVIHNKERYLKSDARQGKLAKKKSKTSFDLNVTESNDLVCSNV from the exons ATGACTGGAGCCTTCATTGTTCTACCAGAG CTGCTGGCTGGAGCACCATTTGGAACCACAAGGAGTAAAACTATCCCCAAGGAGCATCTGGCCTCAGCCCAGGACTTGGACACCATCTGGTCTCTTGGG GGCTACCTGCAGTACTCTGTGTTATTCTATGGTTACTATGGCAGGGTGAGAAAAATTGGCAGTGCTGGGTACCGGTTGCCCCTCGCCTACTTCCTAGTTGGGATGGCTGTCTTTGCCTACAGTTTCATCATTCTGTTAAGAAG AATGGCCAAGAACTCTCGTCTGAGTTTGGCCAGTGCCTCTGATGAGAACTTCACGTTTTGCTGGAGGGTTTTCTGTGCCTGGGATTACTTGATAGGAAACCCAGAAGCTGCAGAGAGCAAGGGAGCCGCCATTGTCAACAACATCAgg GAGGCCATTGTCGAGGAgcaagaaaagaagaaggacACAAGTTT gGCAGTTCTGATTAGTCTGCGCATCTTAGCCAACATCCTGGTGCTGCTGTCTCTGGCTGGCAGCATCTACATCATCTACTTTGTGGTGGACCGTTCTCAGaagctggagcaggagaagcCAGAGCTGACGCTGTGGGAGAAGAATGAG GTGAGTGTGGTCGTTTCTCTCATCACCATGATTGCTCCGTCTGCCTTTGAGCTCGTGGCTCAGCTGGAGATGTACCACCCACGAACCTCGCTGCGATTCCAGCTGGCCAG AGTGCTGGTTTTATACCTGGGCAATCTCTACAGCCTAATTATTGCCCTCCTTGATAAAGTCAACATTATGAGCTCTGCT ATTCAAGTGAGCACAGGTAACTGGTCTGACTCCAGTTCGTTCCTGGCCACCATCTCTCAGCCCGAGATAGACAGCCTCTCTACCCTGGTGTCTGAGATCTCTTTGTCTGAACATCGCAACAGCACCATAGCGACCATCGCCACGGTGCTGGAAGTCACCAACAGCAGCCGGAGCGTCTCTGGGACTGTCCCCAACCAGACAGCTCTGTTTGAGAGGAACACCCGCTCCCAGCAGGACCCATGCTGGGAGACCTACGTTGGACAG GAGATGCTGAAGCTGTCCATCATTGACATGATCTTCACTGTGGCCAGTATTCTGCTCATTGACTTCATCAGAGGTTTGGTGGTCCGCTACCTgagtgactgctgctgctgggatttAGAGAGCAAGTTT CCTGAATATGGAGAATTCAAAATAGCTGAGAATGTCTTGCATCTGATTTACAACCAAGGAATGATCTG GATGGGAGcgtttttctctccctgtcttccTGCCTTCAACGTGATGAAGCTGATTGGTCTGATGTATCTGAGGAGCTGGGCCGTCCTCACCTGTAATGTTCCACACCAGCAGGTGTTCCGAGCCTCTag ATCAAACAACTTCTACCTGGCTATGCTGCTTTTCATGCTGTTTCTGTGCATGCTGCCCACTATCTTTGCCATAGTCAGATACAGACCATCGCAGCATTGTGGACCATTCAG tggtcaaGAGAAGATTTATGACATCATCTCTGAGACAGTGGCCAGTGACTTTCCCCTGTGGTTCAGTAACGTGATGAATTACGTCACCAGCCCTGTTGTAGTGCTGccagcactgctgctgctgtt catGCTGATATATTATCTCCAAGCCATAGCCAGATCCCTCAAATTCACCAACAACCAGCTGAGGATGCAGCTCCAGACT GAGCGAACTGACGACAAGAAGAAAGTCTTTCAGATGGCTGCAG CAAGACTGCAGGCTCCAGAGGCTGCTGCCGACCAAAACCTGGACCAGCAGGAGAGTGACATCACGAGCCAAGAGGCCTCCATCCACACGCCATCCCCCCGAAGGAATGGCAGTGTCACAAACTTTCAGTCGCCTGTTCGTCGCGGAAACAGCATCCGCACCATCACCCAATCGGCATCTCGGGCGGACCTGAGCAGAGGAAGTGGGGCTGGATCTGGCAGAAGTCCAACAGTGACCATACTGCCCAAACACAGGCTGGAGCATATCCCTAACAG GCCCCCACCATTTCTTAGTGGCCCTAGTGGATCCTGTAGGTCTAAGTCCTACCATCACATGGCGTACAATCCCCCAGCTCGGTATTCTGACAACATCCACTCTGACCCCCTGTACAGGAAGACCGTACGCTCAATACATCCTGTCGAGGCTTCTGGGTTCATTGCTGCACAGAGTTATGGAGGACGCCGTGGTCATACTCGCTACGTGATTGTCAATGAGCACGAGCCCAGGAAGAAGCTGCTGCGCTCAGCCACTCGGATCCCTCGACATTACCTCATGGAGGAGCCTGCAGAGATCCTGGAACTGTACCCACGCAACATCAAACGCTACATGCCCCGCACCACTCACCACCAGCTACATCCTCACCGGGCCCACCCATCACAGCAGCAtctgagtgaggaggaagaggaggaggaggagggagaaggaaaaagCAGGAGAAGGATGTCACAGGCTCATCGGCCTCATTCCCTCTCTGACCTCCACCAGCCAGCGCACTTCTACGTCGGTGACCGTGTGGAAAGCCACGTATCCATGGCTAAAGACAGCCACGCAGCTCGAGGAAGATATGGAGCACAAGAagaggacgacgaggaggatGGCGGAGGAGAAATAGCCTGGAGGGATATAGAGTCACATTCACGGCCCCAGGCCAATGTGAAAGGAGCGGACCATCTTCTTGTGCGAACCAGGCGTCACATCCATTCCCCAGGAAGACACTGTCCGTCCCCAGCCAGGACCAGGCTCACAGAATCTCACATGAAGCCCAAGACGAGGCCGAAGCTGGATACCCCTGTGACAGAGTCGGACTCAGCCTCCCTGGCCTCCAGCAGTGACCAGCAGAACAGCAGCACTGACCAATACATACAAGTCATCCACAACAAGGAGCGCTATCTCAAATCTGATGCCAGGCAGGGAAAGCTGGCCAAAAAGAAGTCCAAGACCAGCTTTGATCTAAATGTCACTGAGTCAAATGACCTGGTCTGCTCCAATGTATGA